From Haliotis asinina isolate JCU_RB_2024 chromosome 8, JCU_Hal_asi_v2, whole genome shotgun sequence, a single genomic window includes:
- the LOC137295020 gene encoding selenoprotein N-like, with product MTSKPPDKGGTGTTKSKHASSEKLEPQKPTVKIEIPRWLFFSTSVFVGFVSVMIGSYLAYVKLIPTTRNMDILQNVGIEGVQLFEQHDRDGDGYLSIEEFEPFIYRLLESNVTGLVYDVPIEEDDEVVTIKAYFDPLRQETMTKDFNEQYGGLDAFAGLKNWQKPAIEWMNFGARHFSVFLPPNIETVDLGDVYYIVNTQSSMFGSIIGSTLSSNRYYPPKVADSNVMIHRLLTMFHSRPFIISRFAPTGSVATVRAMNDKYFDIQFRIHAEFQLNEPPYHPYWFTPAQFMGNIIMTRDSSHILYFNLYVPTDKKLNVDMEWLNGPKENENMEVDIGFLPLMQLNNTSPSEKALHGDLLLNDSMMAENPFLPKLVSEVEWMGEISLEDAIRVLEVKLYPFKKVPYYNFTEAFKRAKTENKLVHSIVLWGALDDQSCUGSGRTLRETTLESPPVTQLLSENFISSWSLLAELEELKKDSSEPEVAKKAEEIVSNYNFPVMMMVILPNGTIINKMNANDFLDMDTSILESGFTEPSSYNYIKFLKEGIQKAASAA from the exons ATGACATCAAAACCACCTGACAAAGGTGGGACAGGGACAACAAAGTCAAAACATGCATCAAGTGAAAAATTGGAGCCTCAAAAACCAACAGTGAAAATAGAGATCCCAAGATGGCTGTTTTTCAGTACATCAGTCTTTGTTGGCTTTGTTTCTGTAATGATAGGGAGCTACCTGGCTTATGTTAAGCTGATTCCAACAACAAGAAATATGGACATCCTCCAAAATGTTGGCATTGAAGGAGTACAGTTGTTTGAACAGCATGACAGAGACGGGGATGGTTATTTGTCAATTGAAGAATTTGAACCATTCATATACAGACTTCTAGAGTCAAAT GTGACAGGCTTGGTGTATGATGTCCCTATCGAGGAGGATGATGAAGTTGTCACCATCAAGGCCTACTTTGATCCTCTTAGACAGGAGACGATGACCAAAGACTTTAATGAGCAG TATGGTGGGCTGGATGCATTCGCTGGCTTGAAGAATTGGCAGAAACCTGCCATAGAATGGATGAACTTTGGTGCTCGTCATTTTTCCGTGTTCCTGCCACCAAATATAGAGACAGTGGACTTGGGAGACGTGTACTACATTGTGAACACTCAATCATCAATGTTTGGCTCCATAATCGGGTCCACTCTGTCGAGCAATCGGTACTATCCACCCAAGGTGGCAGACTCTAATGTGATGATTCACAGACTCCTTACCATGTTCCACTCACGGCCATTTATCATATCACGTTTCGCTCCGACTGGTAGCGTGGCCACTGTCAGGGCCATGAACGACAAATACTTTGATATACAGTTCAG GATTCATGCTGAGTTTCAGCTGAACGAACCTCCATATCATCCCTACTGGTTTACACCGGCCCAGTTCATGGGCAATATCATCATGACACGTGATAGCTCACATATCCTTTACTTCAACCTGTACGTGCCCACAGATAAGAAACTTAATGTTG atatggagTGGCTGAATGGCCCCAAGGAGAACGAGAACATGGAGGTGGACATCGGCTTCTTGCCCCTGATGCAACTGAACAACACATCGCCATCGGAGAAGGCACTGCACGGCGACTTACTTCTGAATGACTCCATGATGGCAGAGAACCCTTTCCTGCCCAAACTTGTATCTGAGGTGGAGTGGATGGGTGAAATTTCTCTTGAAGATGCTATAAGAGTGCTTGAAGTCAAATTGTATCCATTTAAAAAG GTTCCATATTACAACTTTACTGAAGCTTTTAAAAGAGCAAAGACAGAGAATAAGCTAGTGCACTCTATCGTGTTATGGGGTGCCCTAGATGACCAGAGCTGCTGAGGTTCGGGGCGGACTCTCAGGGAAACTACCCTGGAGAGCCCGCCCGTCACTCAGCTCCTGTCTGAGAACTTCATTAGTTCCTGGTCACTGTTAGCTGAACTAGAG gAACTGAAGAAGGACTCCAGTGAGCCTGAGGTTGCAAAAAAGGCAGAGGAGATTGTCAGCAACTATAACTTCCCtgtcatgatgatggtgatactgCCGAATGGCACCATTATCAACAAGATGAATGCCAATGATTTCCTTGACATGGACACTTCCATTCTTGAGTCAGG ATTTACTGAACCATCCAGCTACAACTATATCAAGTTTCTTAAAGAAGGCATACAGAAAGCAGCCTCTGCAGCATAA